In the genome of Halococcus agarilyticus, one region contains:
- a CDS encoding DUF1611 domain-containing protein, translated as MTVALLAHEQFPDRAKTAVSILRYGDEEIAAVLDRDNAGKRVSDFLPDVQDAPIVAGMDDVPACDELIVGIAPIGGGFEDSWRPDVRAALERGCDVTSGLHYFLEDDEEFRHLADEYNCELWDVRKPPADLSVSDGIAADVDAEIVLTVGTDCSVGKMTATRELYEAARDRGVDCGFIPTGQTGIMIERWGLPIDRVISDFAAGAVEEMILDRGDDHDYLFVEGQGSIVHPAYSGVTCSILHGAMADTLVLCHEAGREAIHGYEDVSLPPLSSYLDLYENLAEPVHETNVVAGALNTRNVATDDAARTAVADYADAIDVPATDPVRFDIDDALEAIL; from the coding sequence ATGACCGTCGCCCTGCTCGCACACGAGCAGTTCCCGGACCGAGCGAAGACCGCCGTGAGCATTCTCCGATACGGTGACGAAGAGATCGCCGCCGTCCTCGACCGTGACAACGCCGGCAAGCGCGTTAGTGACTTCCTCCCCGACGTGCAGGACGCACCGATCGTCGCCGGGATGGACGACGTCCCGGCGTGTGACGAACTGATCGTCGGGATCGCGCCGATCGGCGGCGGATTCGAGGACTCGTGGCGGCCCGACGTCCGAGCAGCCCTCGAACGCGGCTGTGACGTCACTTCGGGCCTCCATTACTTCCTCGAAGACGACGAGGAGTTCCGCCACCTCGCCGACGAATATAACTGTGAGCTCTGGGACGTTCGCAAACCGCCCGCCGATCTCTCGGTGAGCGACGGGATCGCCGCCGACGTCGACGCCGAGATCGTGCTCACTGTCGGCACCGACTGCTCGGTGGGCAAGATGACCGCGACGCGCGAACTCTACGAGGCCGCGCGCGACCGCGGCGTCGACTGCGGGTTCATCCCTACCGGCCAGACCGGGATCATGATCGAGCGGTGGGGCCTGCCGATCGACCGCGTGATAAGCGACTTCGCCGCCGGCGCTGTCGAGGAGATGATCCTCGACCGGGGCGACGATCACGATTACCTCTTCGTCGAGGGCCAGGGCTCGATCGTCCATCCCGCCTATTCGGGCGTCACCTGTTCGATTCTCCACGGCGCGATGGCCGATACGCTAGTCCTCTGCCACGAGGCCGGCCGCGAGGCGATCCACGGCTACGAGGACGTGTCGCTGCCGCCGCTTTCGAGCTACCTCGATCTCTACGAGAACCTCGCGGAGCCGGTTCACGAGACGAACGTGGTCGCAGGTGCGCTCAACACCCGCAACGTCGCAACCGACGACGCAGCCCGCACCGCGGTCGCCGACTACGCCGACGCGATCGACGTGCCGGCGACCGACCCGGTCCGGTTCGATATCGACGACGCCCTGGAGGCGATACTGTGA
- a CDS encoding universal stress protein, with protein sequence MALETVVLAVGPGDADRIDRLAEEAVDIAGPSGATVVLGHVFTDDEYAESLDRLGFDTVASEVSPNDVADRHATIRELAERLDDAGVDHAVGGAVGDHGDSIVGLAEESDADLVIVGGRQRSPTGKAVFGSTAQKVMLSAPCPVTFVRADTK encoded by the coding sequence ATGGCACTCGAAACCGTCGTGCTCGCGGTCGGGCCGGGCGACGCGGATCGCATCGATCGTCTCGCGGAGGAGGCCGTCGACATCGCGGGGCCGTCGGGCGCGACCGTCGTGCTCGGCCACGTCTTCACCGACGACGAGTACGCCGAATCCCTCGATCGACTCGGGTTCGACACGGTGGCCAGCGAAGTGTCACCGAACGACGTCGCCGACCGCCACGCCACCATCCGCGAGCTCGCCGAGCGGCTCGACGACGCCGGCGTCGACCACGCCGTCGGCGGTGCGGTCGGCGACCACGGCGACAGCATCGTGGGGCTCGCCGAAGAATCCGACGCCGACCTCGTGATCGTCGGCGGCCGGCAGCGTTCGCCCACCGGCAAGGCGGTGTTCGGCTCGACGGCACAGAAGGTGATGCTCTCCGCGCCGTGTCCCGTGACGTTCGTCCGCGCCGATACGAAATGA
- a CDS encoding metal-dependent hydrolase, which produces MWPWGHLAVGYLLYSGLSRWRFDRVPGSVATLAVAFGTQFPDLVDKPLAWTVGVLASGRSLAHSLLTACVICALVVWYARRRGRPTIGVAFAVGYLSHPFADGVLSFVSGEFRYLTYLVWPVFDLPPSETDQSFLAHFLGIEVTPFFLLQIVLVGLALVVWNRDGRPGLAALRGWLLTWRERAVEQ; this is translated from the coding sequence ATGTGGCCGTGGGGACATCTCGCCGTCGGCTATCTGTTGTACTCCGGGTTGAGCCGGTGGCGGTTCGACCGGGTGCCCGGGAGCGTGGCGACCCTCGCCGTCGCGTTCGGGACGCAGTTCCCCGACCTCGTGGACAAGCCCCTGGCGTGGACGGTCGGCGTGCTGGCGAGCGGCCGGTCGCTCGCGCATTCGCTGCTCACCGCTTGCGTGATCTGTGCGCTCGTCGTGTGGTATGCCAGACGGCGCGGTCGCCCCACGATCGGCGTCGCGTTCGCGGTGGGCTACCTCTCGCACCCGTTCGCCGACGGGGTGCTCTCGTTCGTGTCGGGCGAGTTCCGCTACCTCACGTACCTCGTGTGGCCGGTGTTCGACCTCCCGCCCTCCGAGACCGACCAGAGCTTCCTCGCACACTTCCTCGGCATCGAGGTCACGCCGTTCTTCCTCCTCCAGATCGTGCTCGTCGGGCTCGCGCTCGTGGTCTGGAACCGGGACGGCCGGCCCGGTCTCGCGGCGCTGCGCGGGTGGCTCCTCACGTGGCGCGAGCGCGCCGTCGAGCAGTAG
- a CDS encoding M24 family metallopeptidase → MTVTDATPAGRVTLPEGEFERRVERVREELAATDRDALCLFSATAIEWVSGFHHLQTERPVCLAVTDETVAITVPRLEHDRAESAAFPLIERVYGYYDYPGVGDGLDDAESAAPRETYHEHRSRTPEATIRAMLDDLGVERVAADADGAPGHWGYSGPSLTELAGVDVETAEWITDWRKTKSDGEIDLLRRSAEWGNLAHRELAEYAEPGRHELWVAKRASLDASMAMLDTLGERYDSRLRGGFPASCGFLSGPNTALPHGLTANRRLREGDVLVTGATANVGGYVSELERTMFLGEPSSEDRERFAAMLAAQTAAIEESGPGVACAHVDGAVHDVLADRGFAEHAQHHTGHNIGLEGHERGFIDRGSEEVMEPGHVYTIEPGIYVPDEAGYRHSDTILVTEAGTERLTYFPRSLDENVIPVR, encoded by the coding sequence GTGACTGTGACGGACGCGACGCCAGCGGGGCGCGTGACGCTGCCCGAAGGCGAGTTCGAGCGTCGGGTCGAGCGGGTTCGCGAGGAACTGGCGGCGACCGATCGCGATGCGCTGTGTCTGTTCTCGGCGACCGCCATCGAGTGGGTCAGCGGCTTCCATCACCTCCAGACCGAGCGTCCAGTGTGTCTCGCGGTCACCGACGAGACAGTCGCAATCACCGTCCCGCGGCTCGAACACGACCGCGCCGAGAGCGCCGCCTTCCCTCTGATCGAGCGCGTTTACGGGTACTACGACTATCCTGGCGTCGGCGACGGGCTGGACGATGCCGAAAGCGCCGCTCCCCGCGAGACGTACCACGAACACCGATCCCGAACCCCCGAGGCGACGATCCGGGCGATGCTCGACGATCTCGGTGTGGAGCGCGTCGCGGCCGATGCTGACGGCGCGCCGGGCCACTGGGGATACAGCGGGCCGTCGCTCACCGAACTCGCCGGCGTCGACGTCGAGACCGCCGAGTGGATCACCGACTGGCGGAAGACGAAGTCGGATGGGGAGATCGACCTCCTTCGGCGCTCCGCCGAGTGGGGGAATCTTGCGCACCGGGAACTCGCCGAATACGCCGAGCCCGGCAGACACGAGCTCTGGGTCGCCAAACGCGCCAGCCTCGACGCCTCGATGGCGATGCTCGACACGCTCGGCGAACGCTACGACTCGCGGCTCCGCGGTGGCTTCCCGGCCTCGTGTGGCTTCCTCTCGGGCCCGAACACCGCGCTCCCGCACGGCCTGACCGCAAACCGCCGACTGCGCGAGGGCGACGTCCTCGTCACGGGCGCGACAGCGAACGTCGGCGGGTACGTGAGCGAGCTCGAACGAACGATGTTCCTCGGCGAACCCAGTTCCGAAGACCGGGAGCGGTTCGCGGCGATGCTCGCCGCCCAGACGGCCGCCATCGAGGAGTCGGGGCCAGGTGTCGCCTGCGCACACGTCGACGGCGCGGTCCACGACGTGCTCGCCGATCGTGGGTTCGCGGAGCACGCCCAGCACCACACCGGCCACAACATCGGGCTGGAGGGCCACGAGCGCGGCTTCATCGATCGCGGCAGCGAGGAGGTGATGGAACCCGGCCACGTCTACACCATCGAACCCGGTATTTACGTTCCGGACGAAGCGGGCTATCGCCACTCCGATACGATCCTCGTCACCGAGGCGGGCACCGAGCGGCTGACCTACTTCCCGCGCTCGCTCGACGAGAACGTGATCCCCGTTCGGTGA
- a CDS encoding amidohydrolase family protein — protein MYALTNATVHTATDRGTVEGGVLVEGSEIRAAGDIDVPDGADVLDCDGGHVTPGLVDAHSHAGMAEWGEPEDGDINELTDPVTPHVSALDGFHPHDEELDRAVRNGVTTVSARMGSANVIGGVICSMKTHGNLADEMFLREDGMKAAMGENPKRVHGEQHDREPATRSGVAATLREAFMSAEDYKDRRDHAAEEGDPFERDLGMEHLVQVLDGDLPLRVHAHRADDIMTVFRITHEFGIEEFSIEHATEGHLIAEEFAERDVPAVVGPSATSAIKYELSNISFETPGLLHEAGVTVAIQTDAPVLPQQHLDVCVGLAVREGLPAEAALDTVTKNPAEILGIADRVGTLEEGTDADLAVWDDQFYTFDSTAQHVFVDGEHVFDHERDATDLREEWER, from the coding sequence GTGTACGCACTCACCAATGCGACCGTCCACACCGCGACCGATCGCGGGACGGTCGAGGGCGGCGTGCTCGTCGAGGGCAGCGAGATCCGCGCGGCGGGCGACATCGACGTTCCCGACGGGGCCGATGTGCTCGATTGCGACGGCGGGCACGTCACGCCAGGCCTCGTCGACGCCCACAGCCACGCCGGGATGGCCGAGTGGGGCGAACCCGAGGACGGCGACATCAACGAGCTGACGGACCCGGTGACGCCGCACGTCTCGGCGCTCGACGGGTTCCATCCACACGACGAGGAGCTCGATCGCGCCGTTCGCAACGGCGTGACGACCGTGAGCGCCCGGATGGGGAGTGCGAACGTGATCGGCGGCGTGATCTGCTCGATGAAGACCCACGGGAACCTCGCCGACGAGATGTTCCTCCGGGAGGACGGGATGAAGGCCGCGATGGGCGAGAACCCCAAGCGCGTCCACGGCGAGCAACACGACCGCGAGCCCGCGACCCGCTCGGGCGTCGCGGCCACGCTCCGAGAGGCCTTCATGAGCGCCGAGGACTACAAAGACCGGCGTGACCACGCCGCCGAGGAGGGCGATCCGTTCGAGCGCGATCTCGGGATGGAGCACCTCGTGCAAGTTCTCGACGGCGATCTCCCCCTCCGGGTCCACGCCCACCGCGCCGACGACATCATGACCGTGTTCCGAATAACCCACGAATTCGGGATCGAGGAGTTCTCGATCGAGCACGCCACCGAGGGTCACCTGATCGCCGAGGAGTTCGCCGAGCGCGACGTTCCTGCCGTCGTCGGCCCGAGCGCGACGAGCGCGATCAAGTACGAGCTCTCGAACATCAGCTTCGAAACACCCGGATTGCTCCACGAGGCGGGCGTGACCGTCGCGATCCAGACCGACGCGCCCGTCCTGCCCCAGCAACACCTCGACGTCTGCGTCGGCCTCGCGGTTCGGGAGGGCCTCCCCGCCGAGGCCGCGCTCGACACCGTGACCAAGAATCCGGCCGAGATCCTCGGAATCGCCGATCGGGTCGGCACGCTCGAAGAGGGCACCGACGCCGATCTCGCGGTGTGGGACGACCAGTTCTATACGTTCGACTCGACCGCCCAGCACGTCTTCGTCGACGGCGAGCACGTCTTCGATCACGAGCGCGACGCCACCGATCTCCGCGAGGAGTGGGAGCGGTGA
- a CDS encoding TrmB family transcriptional regulator, producing the protein MDAGALKATLEDAGLSPYQADAYVTLLDLGAASATTVAEASGVPDPRIYDVVRSLAEQGYVETYEQGSLHVRAHSPADVLSDLRSRATRLVDAADEIERRWERTPPASNEASIVTRFETVLDRARGFLREAEFQAQLSLSPEQFADLRPTLETAHERGVNVRLSIHTDPDADDPADLPDDETLGDACTEARHRPLPAPFIVLVDRTRTCFGPHTASVNQYGVVVDDRTHAYVFHWYFLTCLWEVWDPLYATPTIGSLPAEYVDIRQCIREVEPLLAEGRRIAARVEGYDTGTGDRRDLTGRITDVSYPGDRGAETEPIPLAELAGQAMFTLETDERTHRIGGWGAILEPIEATRVRIESADR; encoded by the coding sequence ATGGATGCCGGCGCGCTGAAGGCGACGCTCGAGGACGCCGGACTGTCGCCGTACCAGGCCGACGCGTACGTGACCCTGCTCGATCTCGGCGCGGCGTCGGCGACCACGGTGGCCGAGGCGAGCGGGGTTCCCGACCCGCGGATCTACGACGTGGTCCGGAGCCTGGCCGAGCAGGGGTACGTCGAGACCTACGAGCAGGGCTCGCTCCACGTCCGGGCACACAGTCCGGCCGACGTGCTCTCGGACCTCCGATCGCGCGCGACCCGGCTCGTGGACGCCGCCGACGAGATCGAACGCCGCTGGGAGCGCACCCCGCCGGCGTCGAACGAGGCGAGCATCGTCACCAGGTTCGAGACGGTGCTCGATCGGGCACGGGGGTTCCTGCGAGAGGCCGAGTTCCAGGCCCAGCTCTCGCTCTCGCCCGAGCAGTTCGCCGACCTCCGCCCGACGCTCGAAACCGCCCACGAGCGCGGCGTGAACGTCCGGCTGTCGATCCACACCGATCCCGACGCGGACGATCCGGCAGACCTCCCCGACGACGAGACGCTCGGGGACGCCTGCACCGAAGCTCGCCACCGCCCACTCCCCGCACCCTTCATCGTGCTCGTCGACCGCACCCGGACCTGCTTCGGCCCCCACACGGCCTCGGTCAATCAGTACGGCGTGGTCGTCGACGACCGGACCCACGCCTACGTCTTCCACTGGTACTTCCTGACCTGCCTCTGGGAGGTCTGGGATCCCCTCTACGCCACCCCGACGATCGGGTCGCTGCCGGCCGAGTACGTCGACATCAGGCAGTGCATCAGGGAGGTCGAACCTCTGCTGGCCGAGGGCCGACGGATCGCGGCTCGGGTCGAGGGCTACGACACCGGGACGGGCGACCGACGGGATCTGACGGGCCGGATCACCGACGTCTCCTACCCGGGCGATCGGGGAGCGGAGACGGAGCCGATCCCGCTCGCCGAACTCGCCGGGCAGGCGATGTTCACGCTCGAAACGGACGAACGGACCCACCGGATCGGTGGCTGGGGCGCGATCCTCGAACCGATCGAGGCGACCCGCGTCAGGATCGAATCCGCCGACCGCTGA
- a CDS encoding S8 family peptidase, giving the protein MSHHTRRQFLKVSGGVLGGIAAGTTVTAAESRDRFIVDLRSATERDLADVDVIHRLEQIDIAIVRGSESDVAGTRSSPDVTFEFEGPAVDAGEAKPSNTPSLYDIQWDKQAQDVPDVHSTTSGAGSRVSVIDSGVLADHPDLDVNTELSANLTDDGGDFTPVGGDDHGTHVAGTVAATNASGEGVIGTAPDTDLVAIRVFSAEGGAAFGDIIAAMVYSGDIGCDAANLSLGAYPIPLDGEGVQVLVDSIERATAYANEQGTLIVASAGNDGANLNDDPPAEEILPPEQLPDDPDEIPERPFISLPNEADNTMSISATGPVGYRWDDKGNGKYRRNHRAALNHLEEPTTDPAFYTNYGSEAVDVSAPGGNVGSDVLATPPADRPENWLYDLVVSTTFTVEGGVQDPGYGWKAGTSMASPQVAGVAALIASLDPDASPGEVRDRIESTAADIGESEFRGEGHLDTAAAVGGSDGKSNGNGNANKKGGRGNGR; this is encoded by the coding sequence ATGTCACACCATACGCGACGGCAGTTCCTGAAAGTGAGCGGTGGCGTTCTCGGTGGAATCGCGGCCGGAACGACCGTCACGGCGGCTGAATCGCGCGATCGATTCATCGTCGACTTGCGTAGCGCCACGGAACGCGACCTCGCTGATGTCGACGTGATCCACCGGCTCGAACAGATCGACATTGCGATCGTCAGGGGCAGCGAGTCCGATGTCGCTGGAACGCGGTCGTCACCCGACGTGACCTTCGAGTTCGAGGGACCGGCGGTCGACGCCGGCGAGGCGAAACCGTCGAACACCCCATCGCTGTACGACATCCAGTGGGACAAGCAGGCACAGGACGTTCCGGACGTTCACTCGACGACATCGGGCGCGGGGAGTCGCGTTTCGGTCATCGACTCGGGCGTTCTCGCGGATCACCCCGATCTCGACGTGAACACCGAGCTGTCGGCCAACCTCACCGACGACGGCGGCGACTTCACGCCGGTCGGGGGCGACGATCACGGCACGCACGTCGCCGGCACCGTCGCCGCGACCAACGCGAGCGGCGAGGGCGTCATCGGAACCGCGCCGGACACCGACCTCGTCGCCATCCGCGTGTTCTCGGCGGAAGGCGGCGCAGCGTTCGGCGACATCATCGCGGCGATGGTCTACAGCGGCGACATCGGCTGTGACGCCGCGAACCTGAGCCTCGGTGCTTACCCGATCCCGCTCGACGGAGAGGGGGTTCAGGTACTCGTCGACTCGATCGAGCGCGCGACAGCCTACGCGAACGAGCAGGGGACGTTGATCGTCGCCTCCGCCGGCAACGATGGTGCGAACCTCAACGACGACCCACCGGCCGAAGAGATCCTTCCGCCGGAGCAGCTGCCTGACGACCCGGACGAGATCCCGGAGCGACCGTTCATCAGCCTGCCGAACGAGGCCGACAACACCATGTCGATCAGCGCGACCGGGCCGGTCGGTTACCGCTGGGACGACAAGGGCAACGGCAAGTACCGCAGGAACCACCGCGCCGCGCTCAACCACCTCGAAGAGCCGACGACCGACCCGGCCTTTTACACCAACTACGGCTCCGAGGCAGTGGACGTGAGCGCGCCCGGCGGCAACGTCGGCTCCGACGTGCTCGCCACACCACCGGCGGATCGGCCCGAGAACTGGCTCTACGACCTCGTGGTGAGCACGACGTTCACCGTCGAAGGTGGGGTGCAGGATCCTGGTTACGGCTGGAAAGCCGGCACGAGCATGGCCTCGCCGCAGGTCGCGGGCGTGGCCGCGCTCATCGCGAGCCTCGACCCCGACGCCAGTCCCGGCGAGGTCAGAGACCGCATCGAATCGACCGCCGCCGACATCGGCGAATCGGAGTTCCGCGGCGAGGGCCATCTCGACACCGCTGCGGCCGTGGGAGGGAGCGACGGCAAGTCAAACGGAAACGGTAACGCGAACAAAAAGGGAGGGAGGGGCAACGGCCGATAG
- a CDS encoding carbohydrate ABC transporter permease: protein MATEQSSESGVQGSSGIYGGAVRWLENLSETAFAYLLLTPAFLLLAVISFWPLASTFEMSLHADSLRGAQQLGEFVGLRNYVALLTGQLDTVALPQPFLDLSQPFKSALPVTIIFTVVAVFFETIIGFGQALVLDQDFRGRRWVRVAIIIPWAVPIVIQGMIFFLLFQPGIGFGVDVVEALGGSGTPLVNSAEALPIIILADVWKTTAFMALLILAGLQSVDRSLYDVAKVSGATKWQSFKMITFPLILPTVLVAMLFRTISSMRIYGLIETTSSCTTVPSLSCLVVSTFSTRRYGTAAAVAFVTAAIIAVVVSVYIVRFWQNSSDGSGI, encoded by the coding sequence ATGGCGACGGAACAATCATCCGAGTCGGGTGTACAGGGCAGTTCGGGTATCTACGGCGGCGCGGTTCGCTGGCTCGAAAACTTGAGCGAAACCGCGTTCGCGTATCTCCTGCTGACACCGGCGTTCCTGTTGCTCGCGGTGATCTCCTTCTGGCCGCTCGCGAGCACGTTCGAGATGTCGCTCCACGCCGACAGCCTCCGGGGGGCACAGCAACTCGGCGAGTTCGTCGGCCTCCGGAACTACGTCGCGCTGCTCACCGGCCAGCTCGACACTGTGGCGCTCCCACAGCCGTTCCTCGACCTGAGCCAGCCGTTCAAGAGCGCGCTGCCGGTGACGATCATCTTCACCGTCGTGGCGGTGTTCTTCGAGACCATCATCGGCTTCGGCCAGGCGCTGGTGCTCGACCAGGACTTCCGAGGCCGGCGGTGGGTCCGGGTCGCGATCATCATCCCGTGGGCAGTCCCGATCGTGATCCAGGGGATGATCTTCTTCCTCCTCTTCCAGCCCGGGATCGGCTTCGGCGTCGACGTCGTCGAGGCGCTCGGCGGATCGGGAACGCCGCTGGTCAACAGCGCCGAGGCGCTCCCCATCATCATCCTCGCCGACGTCTGGAAGACCACCGCGTTCATGGCGCTCCTGATTCTCGCCGGACTGCAGAGCGTCGACCGGAGCCTCTACGACGTGGCGAAGGTCTCGGGCGCGACGAAGTGGCAGTCGTTCAAGATGATCACCTTCCCCCTAATCTTGCCGACGGTGCTGGTCGCGATGTTGTTCCGGACGATCTCGTCGATGCGGATCTACGGCCTGATCGAGACGACCAGCAGCTGTACGACGGTCCCGTCGCTGTCGTGTCTCGTGGTGTCGACGTTCAGTACGAGGCGGTACGGGACCGCGGCGGCGGTGGCGTTCGTGACGGCGGCGATCATCGCGGTCGTGGTGTCGGTGTACATCGTCCGGTTCTGGCAGAACTCCAGCGACGGGAGCGGGATCTGA
- a CDS encoding dipeptide epimerase: MTLETSFERVTLDLDDPFTISRETQTVAENVVVRITDADGTTGIGAAAPSSHYGETAATVESVLPDLLAVVEDVDDPHSLDRIERRLRETVRANPAARCTISIALHDLVGKRLDLPLYRYWGLDPSETVSTSYTIGLDSVERMREKTATAVDAGHSILKVKLGTERDREIVDTVRTAAPDARIRVDANEAWTPHEAIDMIETLAAFDVEFVEQPVPAENPEGLEYVHERSALPIAADESCVTLADVPRIAGRADIANIKLMKCGGLREAKRMIHAARAHGLEVMLGCMIESNAAIAAACHLTPLLDYADLDGSLLLADDPYTGVAIADGAIDLAGTDRPGIGVRERTD; the protein is encoded by the coding sequence GTGACGCTCGAAACGTCCTTCGAGCGGGTGACGCTCGACCTCGACGACCCGTTCACCATCTCGCGTGAGACGCAGACGGTCGCCGAGAACGTCGTGGTGCGCATCACCGACGCCGACGGAACGACCGGGATCGGGGCGGCTGCACCCTCCTCACATTACGGCGAGACCGCGGCCACCGTCGAATCGGTGCTCCCTGATCTCCTCGCGGTCGTCGAGGACGTCGACGATCCCCACAGTTTGGATCGGATCGAGCGCCGGTTGCGGGAGACGGTTCGAGCGAACCCCGCCGCACGGTGTACGATATCGATCGCGCTCCACGACCTCGTTGGCAAGCGCCTCGATCTCCCGCTCTATCGCTACTGGGGACTCGACCCCAGTGAAACGGTATCGACCTCCTACACCATCGGGCTCGACAGCGTCGAGCGAATGCGCGAGAAGACGGCTACGGCGGTCGACGCCGGCCACTCGATCCTGAAGGTCAAACTCGGCACCGAGCGTGACCGGGAGATCGTCGACACGGTGCGAACGGCGGCCCCCGACGCCCGGATCCGGGTGGACGCGAACGAGGCGTGGACGCCCCACGAGGCGATCGACATGATCGAAACCCTCGCCGCTTTCGATGTGGAGTTCGTCGAACAGCCCGTTCCGGCCGAGAATCCAGAGGGGCTCGAATACGTCCACGAGCGCTCGGCGCTCCCGATCGCGGCCGACGAGTCCTGTGTGACGCTCGCGGACGTTCCCCGAATCGCCGGGCGCGCGGACATCGCGAACATCAAACTCATGAAATGCGGCGGGCTCCGCGAGGCGAAGCGGATGATCCACGCCGCCCGCGCGCACGGGCTGGAGGTCATGCTCGGCTGCATGATCGAGTCCAACGCCGCGATCGCGGCCGCCTGTCACCTCACGCCGTTGCTCGATTACGCCGACCTCGACGGCTCCCTGCTGCTCGCCGACGACCCGTATACGGGAGTGGCGATTGCCGACGGTGCGATCGACCTTGCGGGGACCGATCGGCCAGGCATCGGCGTTCGCGAGCGGACGGACTGA
- a CDS encoding extracellular solute-binding protein: MNGGDTHTNTRRRSVTRRDFVKAAGASGAATALAGCTVGGSQAGSGAVRWVTDSTGADAADAIRTALYNAGLSKDIDLDVIAGPSQTGARQSQYTRWLSADLADPDIFMMDSGWALNFINRAQVLNLTENLPESTVNLVENEYFQAAVETARGGDGDLYAVPLFPDFPTMLYRKDLVKQAGYQPESENWATESMQWKKFSKVVADAKRQSNVNYGFGFQANIYEGLSCCDFNEFMTSWGGAYFGGRDTLFGPIGERPVTVAEQPVVDAVRMIRSFIYGSDAPNTLDGYEQISPRAVLSWTENPSLSPFTAGNMVALRNWPYAIPSSAEAFGEEKLGVMPIPYGVTAEKSQYENIGGPVAALGGWHNAVNPNSERMEDALAVVNTMTKPSFQRALVEATGWLPPNREVFTSDKVKQVPVTGNYIEQLRIAGENAIPRPVTVVWPQESTKIAQLVHAGLSGDSPPKQAMNTLKDQLTAIEEFNAQ, from the coding sequence ATGAATGGTGGTGACACACATACCAATACGCGGCGACGGAGCGTCACCCGACGTGACTTCGTCAAGGCGGCGGGTGCGTCGGGGGCCGCGACGGCGCTCGCCGGCTGTACGGTCGGCGGGAGCCAGGCGGGCTCGGGAGCCGTCCGATGGGTAACTGACTCGACCGGCGCGGACGCTGCGGACGCGATCCGCACCGCGCTCTACAACGCGGGGTTGTCGAAGGACATCGACCTCGACGTCATCGCCGGACCGAGCCAGACGGGCGCGCGCCAGTCACAGTACACCCGGTGGCTGTCGGCCGACCTCGCCGACCCGGACATCTTCATGATGGACAGCGGGTGGGCGCTCAACTTCATCAACCGGGCGCAGGTGCTCAACCTCACCGAGAACCTGCCCGAATCGACCGTGAACCTCGTCGAGAACGAGTACTTTCAGGCCGCGGTCGAGACGGCGCGGGGCGGGGACGGTGATCTCTACGCCGTCCCCCTGTTTCCGGACTTCCCGACGATGCTCTACCGGAAGGACCTCGTGAAGCAGGCGGGCTACCAGCCGGAAAGCGAGAACTGGGCCACCGAGTCGATGCAGTGGAAGAAGTTCTCGAAGGTGGTCGCCGATGCGAAGCGGCAGTCGAACGTGAACTACGGGTTCGGCTTCCAGGCGAACATCTACGAGGGACTCTCGTGCTGTGACTTCAACGAGTTCATGACGAGCTGGGGCGGGGCGTACTTCGGCGGCCGGGACACGCTGTTCGGCCCGATCGGCGAGCGACCGGTGACGGTCGCCGAACAGCCGGTGGTCGACGCGGTCAGGATGATCCGGTCGTTCATCTACGGCTCCGACGCCCCGAACACCCTCGACGGCTACGAGCAGATCTCGCCGCGGGCGGTGCTGAGCTGGACCGAGAACCCCTCGCTGAGTCCGTTCACAGCGGGGAACATGGTCGCGCTCCGCAACTGGCCGTACGCGATCCCCAGCTCCGCCGAGGCGTTCGGCGAGGAGAAACTCGGCGTGATGCCGATCCCGTACGGCGTCACGGCCGAGAAGTCCCAATACGAGAACATCGGCGGCCCGGTGGCGGCCCTCGGCGGGTGGCACAACGCGGTGAACCCGAACTCCGAACGGATGGAGGACGCGCTCGCGGTGGTCAACACGATGACGAAACCGTCGTTCCAGCGCGCGCTGGTCGAGGCGACCGGGTGGCTCCCGCCGAACCGAGAGGTGTTCACGTCGGACAAGGTGAAACAGGTCCCGGTCACCGGCAACTACATCGAGCAGCTGCGGATCGCGGGCGAGAACGCGATTCCCCGGCCGGTGACCGTCGTCTGGCCCCAGGAATCCACCAAGATCGCCCAGCTCGTCCACGCCGGGCTCTCCGGCGATTCACCCCCGAAACAGGCGATGAACACGCTGAAGGACCAACTCACCGCGATCGAGGAGTTCAACGCACAGTAA